The proteins below are encoded in one region of Candidatus Omnitrophota bacterium:
- a CDS encoding FAD/NAD(P)-binding protein: MKNPYEYIEAEITGIAEETPNIKTFTLMPRGDIAFRAGQFMELTVPGLGEAPFTPSSNHNVKGKLDFTIMSAGRVTKILHAAKAGDIVGVRGPYGLGYPLQDFKSKEVFIVGGGVGLAPLRALLYALFNDVNDYKKIMLKYGARTSRDIVYKKEIDSWKNKAKHVNVDISIDVGDDSWKGNVGLVTTILKSEGLDLENAVAIVCGPPIMMKFVTFKLLDLGFKDSRIYLSMEKNMSCGIGKCGHCRLGPYYACKDGPVFTYDKIKDLANIWD, translated from the coding sequence ATGAAAAATCCATACGAATATATAGAAGCTGAAATAACCGGCATAGCCGAAGAGACGCCCAACATAAAGACGTTCACTCTCATGCCGAGAGGGGATATAGCTTTCAGGGCAGGACAATTTATGGAGCTGACCGTTCCCGGCCTCGGAGAAGCGCCGTTTACGCCTTCTTCCAACCATAACGTGAAAGGGAAGCTCGATTTTACGATAATGAGCGCCGGCAGGGTCACCAAGATCCTACATGCGGCGAAGGCGGGCGATATCGTCGGTGTCAGGGGGCCTTACGGCCTGGGCTATCCGCTGCAGGATTTTAAATCGAAAGAGGTATTCATAGTCGGCGGCGGCGTCGGGCTCGCGCCGTTAAGGGCGCTCCTATACGCCCTGTTTAACGACGTCAATGACTACAAAAAGATAATGCTGAAGTACGGCGCAAGGACGTCCAGGGATATAGTTTATAAGAAAGAGATAGATTCCTGGAAGAATAAGGCGAAGCACGTGAATGTCGATATAAGCATCGACGTCGGCGACGATTCATGGAAGGGGAATGTAGGGCTTGTCACCACCATATTGAAGAGCGAAGGATTGGATCTTGAGAACGCCGTAGCGATCGTATGCGGCCCTCCAATAATGATGAAGTTCGTGACCTTCAAGCTTCTAGACCTCGGGTTTAAGGACAGCCGCATATATCTGTCTATGGAAAAGAATATGTCGTGCGGCATAGGCAAATGCGGCCATTGCAGGCTGGGCCCGTATTACGCGTGTAAAGACGGCCCGGTCTTCACTTACGATAAGATCAAGGATTTGGCGAATATATGGGATTGA
- a CDS encoding 4Fe-4S dicluster domain-containing protein, with protein MDNKYYTISKRNFFDLLGRLTASHRIIVPYRKGDRLYFDDFDPKKEDIIELGGIRQSQPLKSFLNPPRESMSGAKKSDTRPVIIAGVKGCDLSSLILQDYVFLQGDYVDPFYSDYRNRTILIGNDCTYAKETCFCLAMEGAPYPTKYFDISLSVIDDHFVAEVASGKGVSLVNDFKMFFRPAGGDAAGSREAARNKVSSQVRDFIDKRGTKNTSEINGAVKKNYNLTALWQDFASTCVECGACNLVCPTCHCFLLFDEGSESCGAKRTRIWDACLYKTFARVAGNANPRKQLYERLRNRFEKKFDFFPQVLDYFACTGCGRCIEACPGDIDLREVLKGLVLGQWNKPPND; from the coding sequence ATGGATAATAAATATTACACGATATCGAAGAGGAACTTTTTCGACCTGCTGGGCAGGCTGACTGCCAGCCACAGGATAATCGTTCCATACCGCAAGGGCGACAGGCTCTATTTTGACGATTTCGACCCGAAAAAAGAAGATATCATAGAGCTTGGAGGCATCAGGCAGAGCCAGCCTTTGAAGTCCTTCCTGAATCCGCCCAGGGAAAGCATGTCCGGCGCTAAAAAGAGCGATACCAGGCCGGTCATAATCGCGGGCGTAAAAGGCTGCGACCTCTCCAGCCTTATATTGCAGGATTACGTATTTCTCCAGGGCGATTACGTCGATCCATTCTATTCCGACTACAGGAACAGGACGATACTTATAGGCAATGACTGCACCTACGCGAAAGAGACCTGTTTCTGCCTTGCCATGGAAGGCGCTCCGTATCCGACAAAATATTTCGATATCTCCCTGTCAGTAATCGACGACCATTTTGTCGCCGAGGTGGCCAGCGGCAAAGGTGTCTCTCTGGTGAATGATTTTAAGATGTTCTTCAGGCCTGCCGGTGGGGATGCTGCCGGCTCGAGAGAAGCCGCCCGCAATAAAGTATCGAGTCAGGTCAGGGATTTTATCGATAAACGCGGGACGAAAAATACGTCGGAGATAAATGGCGCGGTGAAGAAGAATTACAACTTAACCGCGTTGTGGCAGGACTTCGCGTCGACCTGCGTGGAATGCGGCGCCTGCAACCTCGTCTGTCCCACATGCCACTGCTTCCTGCTATTTGATGAAGGATCCGAATCCTGCGGCGCCAAGAGAACCAGGATATGGGACGCGTGCCTTTACAAGACTTTCGCCAGGGTCGCCGGCAACGCCAATCCGAGAAAGCAGTTATATGAGAGGCTTCGGAACAGGTTCGAGAAGAAGTTCGATTTCTTCCCGCAGGTCCTGGACTATTTTGCGTGCACCGGATGCGGCCGATGCATCGAGGCGTGCCCGGGAGACATAGACCTCCGGGAGGTGTTGAAGGGGCTGGTGCTTGGACAGTGGAACAAACCGCCGAATGACTAA
- the nuoB gene encoding NADH-quinone oxidoreductase subunit NuoB, producing the protein MGFREKILTKSIYAFHVSSGSCNNCDIEILDCLTPRFDLERFGIILAGSVKHADVLFCTGSANRLCVPRIKKLYEMMPKPGFVVAWGACGSSRGLFKDSYNTTVPLDEVIPVDLYIPGCPPKPEAVIGGMVKLIEKINQTRK; encoded by the coding sequence ATGGGATTCAGGGAAAAGATACTTACGAAATCTATTTACGCGTTCCACGTCTCGAGCGGCAGCTGCAATAACTGCGACATCGAGATACTGGATTGCCTTACGCCCAGGTTTGACCTGGAGAGGTTCGGGATAATACTGGCCGGAAGCGTAAAGCATGCCGACGTCCTGTTTTGCACCGGTTCGGCCAACAGGCTCTGCGTGCCCAGGATAAAGAAATTATATGAGATGATGCCGAAACCCGGATTCGTGGTAGCGTGGGGCGCATGCGGATCTTCGAGGGGCCTGTTCAAGGATAGTTATAATACGACCGTGCCGCTTGATGAGGTTATACCGGTCGATCTTTATATACCGGGGTGCCCGCCTAAACCTGAGGCCGTGATAGGCGGCATGGTGAAGTTAATAGAGAAGATAAATCAAACGAGGAAGTGA
- a CDS encoding NIL domain-containing protein translates to MVSKRIVLTFPHKMVDQPIVYKLVKEFDLVFNILQAKITPNEEGLMVLELKGKKENYAEGIKYLTGIGVKIQPLSQDVTRDEARCTHCGACIAICPTAALHIDKKTMKVLFDSEKCIACELCVKACPPRAMVVKF, encoded by the coding sequence ATGGTTTCCAAGCGTATAGTACTCACATTTCCGCATAAGATGGTGGATCAGCCTATAGTATATAAGCTGGTAAAAGAGTTTGACCTCGTCTTCAATATATTGCAGGCAAAGATCACTCCGAACGAAGAGGGGTTGATGGTGCTGGAGCTTAAGGGCAAGAAAGAGAACTATGCCGAAGGGATCAAGTATCTGACTGGGATCGGTGTCAAGATACAGCCCCTCAGCCAGGATGTTACCCGGGATGAGGCCAGGTGCACCCATTGCGGGGCATGTATTGCAATATGTCCGACGGCGGCCCTGCATATAGATAAGAAGACGATGAAGGTGCTTTTTGATTCCGAGAAGTGCATAGCCTGCGAGCTGTGCGTAAAGGCATGCCCGCCGAGAGCCATGGTGGTAAAGTTTTAA
- a CDS encoding HypC/HybG/HupF family hydrogenase formation chaperone: MKIVSIDGDEGVVDSGGLRKRANLSLLKDARVGEYILLHAGFAIERIKEKEARKTLKAFREISG; this comes from the coding sequence ATGAAGATAGTGAGTATTGACGGCGACGAGGGCGTCGTCGATTCGGGCGGATTGAGGAAGAGGGCGAACCTGTCGCTATTAAAGGACGCCAGGGTGGGAGAGTATATTCTATTGCATGCGGGCTTCGCGATCGAGAGGATCAAAGAGAAAGAGGCGCGCAAGACGCTGAAGGCGTTCCGAGAGATAAGCGGGTAA
- the hypD gene encoding hydrogenase formation protein HypD: MKYVDEFRDRKIIDKLASEIREAVDPGRQYNIMEVCGTHTMNVFRFGLRSLLTPNINLISGPGCPVCVTPNEYLDKAIWLAGRNDIIIATFGDMFRVPGSYSSLEKEKVKGNAIKMVYSTTDALALARKNPRQEVVFLGIGFETTIPTVAQSIIAAKREGIKNYSVLCGHKTMPAALKAIAEDKKIRVDGFLLPGHVSAVIGAAPYVFLAKKYCKRCVITGFEPADILQAILMVVRQKTPRVEIQYTRIIAGSGNFLARKSIERVFKKSAAEWRGMGKIKDSGLEIRPEFKDYDADVKFKPKPKKARENKACICGDVIKGVKKPADCKLFGKICNPISPVGSCMVSSEGTCSAYYKYSYKL, encoded by the coding sequence ATGAAATATGTTGATGAATTCAGGGATAGGAAGATAATCGATAAGCTGGCAAGCGAGATACGCGAGGCAGTCGATCCGGGACGGCAATACAATATTATGGAGGTATGCGGGACGCACACGATGAATGTATTCAGGTTCGGCCTGAGGTCGTTATTAACGCCGAATATCAATCTTATATCCGGACCAGGCTGCCCCGTTTGCGTGACGCCGAACGAATATCTCGACAAAGCGATATGGCTTGCCGGGCGGAACGACATTATCATAGCCACATTCGGCGACATGTTCAGAGTGCCGGGGTCGTATTCTAGTCTAGAGAAGGAGAAAGTTAAGGGAAACGCGATAAAGATGGTCTATTCGACGACAGACGCCCTGGCGCTCGCGCGGAAGAACCCGCGGCAGGAAGTCGTATTCTTAGGTATCGGTTTCGAGACTACGATACCCACGGTCGCGCAGTCGATCATTGCCGCGAAGAGGGAGGGAATAAAAAATTACTCTGTCCTCTGCGGCCATAAGACGATGCCCGCGGCATTGAAAGCGATAGCTGAAGATAAAAAGATCCGCGTCGACGGTTTTCTATTGCCGGGACATGTCAGCGCAGTTATAGGCGCGGCGCCCTACGTTTTTCTGGCAAAAAAATATTGCAAGCGCTGTGTGATAACTGGATTCGAACCTGCAGACATATTGCAGGCGATACTTATGGTCGTCAGGCAGAAGACGCCCAGGGTAGAGATCCAGTATACGCGCATAATAGCCGGGAGCGGCAATTTCCTGGCCAGGAAGAGCATAGAGCGCGTATTTAAAAAAAGCGCCGCCGAATGGCGGGGAATGGGTAAAATAAAAGATAGCGGCCTCGAGATAAGACCTGAATTCAAAGATTATGACGCGGACGTAAAATTTAAGCCGAAGCCGAAAAAAGCCAGGGAGAATAAGGCGTGCATTTGCGGTGATGTCATTAAAGGAGTGAAGAAACCTGCCGACTGCAAGTTGTTCGGCAAAATATGCAATCCTATCAGTCCCGTAGGCTCGTGTATGGTGTCGAGCGAGGGGACGTGTAGCGCTTATTATAAGTATAGCTATAAGTTGTAA
- a CDS encoding complex I subunit 1 family protein, with protein sequence MKIFEYLFMFLVFPGFLFSAVMGLLVGWVDRKVTARLQWRVGPPWYQNFIDVVKLILYKETLVPEGVSKAMFLGMPVLCAASATLVSTIICVVNSTPAVGFMGDLIVVVYLLIIPPLALMLGGFSSENPLASLGASREMKLVLSYELPFIMALIVPVIKSGYAIKLGDIILRQAETGSIIASPSGVISFIVMLLCFQAKLGFVPFDMAEAETEIMAGAYIEYSGKALGIFKLAKAILTFAAPVILITLYFGGIKLNSEGFMSSLLEYIMILVLMIVIKNTNPRVRIDQAMGFFWGPVSGLAVIAILLAILGK encoded by the coding sequence ATGAAAATATTTGAATATCTATTCATGTTCCTGGTCTTCCCGGGATTTCTCTTCTCGGCCGTGATGGGACTGTTGGTCGGCTGGGTCGACAGGAAGGTGACAGCGCGGCTCCAGTGGAGGGTCGGGCCGCCGTGGTACCAGAATTTCATAGATGTGGTTAAGCTTATATTATATAAGGAGACTCTGGTGCCGGAGGGCGTTTCGAAGGCGATGTTCCTGGGCATGCCGGTACTATGCGCGGCAAGCGCAACGTTGGTCTCTACCATAATTTGTGTGGTGAATTCGACCCCGGCAGTAGGTTTTATGGGCGATCTCATAGTCGTCGTGTATCTTTTGATAATACCGCCGCTTGCCCTGATGCTCGGCGGTTTCTCTTCGGAAAACCCGCTCGCGTCGCTGGGCGCCTCGAGGGAGATGAAGCTTGTGCTCTCATATGAGCTTCCTTTTATTATGGCTCTCATCGTTCCCGTGATAAAATCGGGATACGCGATAAAACTGGGCGACATCATACTGCGGCAGGCCGAGACCGGCTCTATAATAGCGAGCCCGTCCGGCGTAATATCGTTTATCGTAATGCTCTTGTGCTTCCAGGCTAAGCTGGGTTTTGTGCCGTTCGACATGGCGGAAGCCGAGACGGAGATAATGGCGGGGGCTTATATCGAATACTCCGGAAAGGCGCTCGGAATATTCAAACTGGCCAAGGCGATATTGACATTCGCGGCGCCGGTCATATTGATAACATTGTATTTCGGCGGGATCAAATTGAATTCGGAAGGATTCATGTCGAGCCTCCTGGAATATATTATGATATTGGTCCTGATGATAGTGATAAAGAATACGAATCCGAGGGTCAGGATAGACCAGGCGATGGGGTTCTTCTGGGGGCCTGTGAGCGGCCTGGCCGTGATAGCCATCTTATTAGCGATATTAGGGAAATAA
- the hypE gene encoding hydrogenase expression/formation protein HypE, which produces MEKIALAHGSGGKLMHDLIDSVFIGKFDNKILRRKDDSAVFNVGKKRIAFTTDSYVVNPIFFPGGDIGSLAIYGTVNDLSVCGARPLAISLGLIIEEGLDRNVLEKIAASIADAAKRSGVDIVTGDTKVVEKGSCDKIFINTSGIGEVYYGGLSLERIKSGDVVIVSGSVGKHAVSVLSKREGMEFRTKTKSDSAPLNGLIFNILKVSNKVRFMRDPTRGGLATTLNEIVEGRNFGISVDEKDVPVSGGVREACEMLGFDPLYMACEGRAIVIAAKEDAKNILNAMRRNKKGRIAAVIGQITKEHKGRVILNTRAGGKRSLDMLAGEQLPRIC; this is translated from the coding sequence ATGGAAAAAATAGCACTGGCTCACGGAAGCGGCGGAAAGTTGATGCACGACCTGATAGACTCCGTCTTTATAGGCAAATTCGATAACAAAATACTCAGGCGTAAAGATGACTCGGCCGTGTTTAACGTCGGCAAGAAGCGGATAGCTTTTACAACTGATTCTTATGTAGTGAACCCGATATTTTTTCCGGGCGGCGACATTGGAAGCCTGGCAATATACGGGACAGTGAACGACCTGTCTGTATGCGGGGCAAGGCCTCTGGCAATTTCTCTTGGTCTTATTATTGAAGAGGGGCTGGACAGGAACGTCCTGGAGAAGATAGCGGCGTCAATAGCGGATGCCGCGAAGCGCTCAGGGGTCGATATCGTTACCGGCGATACCAAGGTCGTCGAAAAAGGATCGTGCGATAAGATATTCATAAATACGAGCGGCATAGGAGAGGTATATTATGGCGGTCTTTCATTGGAGAGAATAAAATCCGGCGACGTAGTGATCGTAAGCGGCTCCGTCGGAAAACATGCGGTCAGCGTCCTGTCGAAAAGAGAAGGGATGGAATTCAGGACAAAGACGAAAAGCGATTCCGCGCCGCTGAACGGCCTGATATTTAATATATTAAAGGTGTCGAATAAGGTGAGATTTATGAGAGATCCGACGCGCGGAGGCCTCGCGACGACGCTTAATGAGATAGTCGAAGGGCGCAATTTCGGGATATCGGTGGACGAAAAAGACGTGCCTGTCAGCGGAGGAGTAAGAGAGGCGTGCGAGATGCTGGGGTTCGACCCTTTATATATGGCCTGTGAAGGCCGGGCAATCGTAATTGCGGCGAAAGAAGACGCTAAGAATATATTAAATGCGATGAGACGAAACAAGAAGGGGCGAATCGCCGCGGTCATAGGACAAATAACAAAAGAACATAAAGGCAGGGTTATCCTCAATACGCGCGCCGGCGGCAAGAGGTCGCTTGATATGCTGGCAGGCGAGCAGCTGCCGAGGATATGCTGA
- a CDS encoding UPF0280 family protein, producing MYKERIYRRSMKASDLVSFEVVEKETDIWVSADKALETQAREAVINYRKELESYIKNDPLFRTSLDPFAVSKDAPQIVKVMAEAGKIAGVGPMAAVAGAMAEFVGRDLLKFSGQVIVENGGDIFIKTDKKRTVGIYAGEASPFTGKLAVEIGPDEDGIGVCTSSGTVSHSLSFGKADAVLIISKNAALADAAATAAGNVVKKAADIEKGIGVAKSIDGVIGVMVIVGDKMGSWGEVRLI from the coding sequence ATGTATAAAGAACGAATTTATAGACGATCGATGAAGGCAAGCGACCTGGTATCATTCGAGGTCGTTGAGAAAGAGACTGACATATGGGTCTCGGCCGATAAGGCGTTGGAGACACAGGCCCGTGAGGCGGTCATAAATTACAGGAAAGAACTGGAATCGTATATAAAAAATGATCCCCTGTTCCGGACGTCTTTAGACCCTTTTGCCGTGTCCAAAGACGCCCCTCAAATTGTAAAGGTCATGGCCGAGGCCGGCAAAATAGCGGGTGTTGGGCCTATGGCAGCGGTGGCCGGCGCCATGGCTGAATTCGTCGGCAGGGACCTTCTGAAATTTTCGGGCCAGGTAATAGTCGAGAACGGCGGGGACATATTCATTAAAACGGACAAGAAGAGAACCGTCGGCATATATGCGGGAGAGGCCTCGCCATTTACCGGAAAGCTGGCCGTTGAGATAGGACCTGACGAAGACGGCATTGGCGTATGTACATCGAGCGGGACGGTCAGCCATTCGCTCAGTTTCGGAAAGGCCGACGCTGTCCTGATAATATCGAAGAATGCGGCCCTTGCCGACGCCGCCGCGACGGCCGCAGGGAACGTTGTGAAGAAAGCGGCCGATATCGAAAAAGGGATTGGAGTTGCGAAATCTATCGACGGAGTAATAGGGGTGATGGTTATAGTGGGAGATAAAATGGGTAGCTGGGGAGAAGTCAGGCTGATATAA
- a CDS encoding 4Fe-4S dicluster domain-containing protein, whose product MKKLLIDLDTCSGCGECGMLCSYIQHPANNGITTLREFAHFAVICRKCDDAPCVASCPWEALEMQENRMLKRYMMRCTSCKSCSRACPFGVIYPETIPFVIARCDFCLGRLEGDKAPICLESCSHGGIRYGEFEENKEEHIYKVSDYLVIKTNNKWERIEDAPKKR is encoded by the coding sequence ATGAAAAAGCTACTGATCGACTTAGACACATGCTCCGGATGCGGCGAGTGCGGGATGCTATGCAGCTATATTCAGCATCCGGCAAATAACGGCATCACGACTTTACGCGAATTCGCGCACTTCGCCGTGATATGCAGGAAGTGCGACGACGCCCCGTGCGTCGCTTCCTGTCCTTGGGAAGCGCTTGAAATGCAGGAGAACCGCATGCTGAAGAGGTATATGATGCGGTGCACGTCCTGTAAGTCCTGCTCGCGCGCGTGCCCGTTCGGCGTCATATATCCGGAGACGATACCTTTTGTGATCGCCAGGTGCGACTTTTGCCTCGGAAGATTGGAGGGCGATAAAGCGCCCATATGCCTTGAATCATGCAGCCACGGCGGGATAAGATACGGTGAGTTCGAGGAGAACAAAGAAGAGCATATATATAAGGTGTCGGACTATCTCGTCATAAAGACGAACAATAAGTGGGAGAGGATAGAGGATGCTCCGAAGAAGAGATAG
- a CDS encoding NADH-quinone oxidoreductase subunit C, which yields MKMEEVLKKINDKFGSRVLKVYKHNEKRAYVDIYPKDVVDFTRYIFKDLGLRFNIASGVDDFDGIEIIYHFSHDISGIVISVRAILQDSEAPRIDTITTVTRSAWWIEREIHELFGVEFDGNSDLRPLLLPDDWPKGVYPMRKNFVVPKRDSRKA from the coding sequence ATGAAGATGGAAGAGGTCTTAAAAAAGATAAATGATAAGTTCGGATCGAGGGTTCTGAAGGTCTATAAGCATAACGAGAAGAGGGCCTACGTTGATATATATCCGAAGGATGTCGTGGATTTCACGAGATATATATTCAAGGACCTGGGGCTTCGTTTCAACATAGCCAGCGGCGTGGACGATTTTGACGGTATCGAGATAATCTACCATTTTTCCCACGACATCTCCGGCATAGTAATATCGGTCAGGGCGATATTACAGGATAGTGAAGCTCCGCGCATAGATACGATTACGACCGTGACGAGGTCGGCCTGGTGGATAGAGAGGGAGATACACGAGCTATTCGGAGTAGAGTTCGACGGCAATTCCGATTTGAGGCCGCTCTTATTGCCCGACGACTGGCCGAAAGGCGTGTATCCGATGAGAAAGAACTTTGTAGTGCCCAAGAGAGATTCGAGGAAAGCGTAG
- a CDS encoding nickel-dependent hydrogenase large subunit — MSHKAHIPIGPYHPLQEEPEFYKLVVEGEKVVDVDVRIGWNHRGIEKISESKSFDQSIFIVERICGICSSSHPIACVQAIEDISGTEVPERALYIRTINQELERLHSHMLWLGLAGHFIGYNTVFMWGWKYREPICDIMETVTGNRQNYAMLKVGGVRRDIEKEHVSYILTRLDEFVRHLDMLKGAVLDDPVLQARLKGIGVLTKEDAIDYAALGPTARASGVDIDVRRDHPYAAYGRIKWNVILREEGDVFAKTVVRILEMYESVNIIRQCLDKMPQGPIDSKPKDIPPGEGIGLVEAPRGECFHYVKSDGTNSPVRHKIRAPTYMNFPTFRETVIGETVSDATIILAAIDPCYCCTERMMIVDGKDKEIMGVQELIRLSQEKTMKLKEKMRIL, encoded by the coding sequence TTGAGCCATAAAGCGCACATACCCATAGGGCCATACCATCCCCTGCAGGAAGAGCCGGAATTTTACAAGCTCGTCGTGGAAGGCGAGAAGGTGGTGGATGTCGATGTGAGAATTGGTTGGAACCACAGGGGCATCGAAAAGATATCCGAATCTAAGAGCTTCGACCAGTCGATATTCATAGTTGAGCGGATATGCGGCATATGTTCATCGAGCCATCCCATAGCGTGCGTCCAGGCGATCGAGGACATATCCGGTACAGAGGTCCCTGAAAGGGCCCTGTATATAAGGACCATAAACCAGGAACTCGAAAGGCTGCATTCGCATATGTTGTGGCTGGGGCTCGCCGGCCACTTTATCGGTTACAATACAGTCTTCATGTGGGGCTGGAAATACAGGGAGCCGATCTGTGACATAATGGAAACCGTTACGGGCAACAGGCAGAATTACGCCATGCTGAAAGTCGGCGGGGTAAGGCGTGACATAGAAAAAGAGCATGTCTCCTATATATTGACAAGACTCGATGAGTTCGTGCGCCATCTGGATATGCTAAAAGGAGCTGTCCTGGACGATCCCGTGCTTCAGGCGAGGCTTAAGGGCATCGGGGTGCTGACGAAAGAGGACGCGATAGATTACGCCGCTCTTGGCCCGACGGCCCGCGCGTCCGGCGTGGATATCGATGTGCGGCGCGACCATCCTTATGCGGCGTACGGCAGGATAAAGTGGAACGTCATCCTGCGGGAAGAGGGGGACGTCTTCGCGAAGACCGTAGTCAGGATATTGGAGATGTACGAATCGGTCAACATCATCAGGCAGTGCCTCGACAAGATGCCGCAGGGGCCGATCGATTCAAAGCCGAAAGACATACCTCCGGGCGAAGGTATAGGGTTGGTGGAGGCGCCGAGAGGCGAATGCTTCCATTATGTCAAATCCGACGGTACCAATTCGCCGGTCCGCCACAAGATCAGGGCCCCGACCTATATGAACTTCCCGACATTCAGGGAAACAGTCATAGGGGAAACGGTCTCGGACGCGACTATAATCCTGGCCGCGATAGATCCGTGCTACTGCTGCACCGAGCGGATGATGATAGTCGACGGCAAAGATAAAGAGATAATGGGCGTTCAGGAACTGATACGGCTGTCCCAGGAAAAGACCATGAAGCTGAAAGAGAAGATGAGGATCCTATAA